In Strix aluco isolate bStrAlu1 chromosome 22, bStrAlu1.hap1, whole genome shotgun sequence, a genomic segment contains:
- the LOC141933349 gene encoding uncharacterized protein LOC141933349: protein MCEEAPSSCLHATAGHVRWGLSQRRSHGAASAALPIFPRASCRARTGRGGFCSDFSRISPDAGATTGACGGKGLDGVTKCFAGQKCSQDAASLTAAIHQLLTPSPCRCSCTITRLWDDSLSEDGDETEARRQSGVSVVTIGSLGMSRSPLGKQLIDLTTFGWGPGGSVLTAVAMGAATVSPGRIFPAVDQAVFCWVLKSPGSFQHHHLPARMSCA, encoded by the exons ATGTGCGAAGAGGCACCGTCTTCATGTCTTCATGCAACGGCCGGGCACGTTAGGTGGGGTCTGAGTCAGCGGAGGAGTCATGGGGCAGCCAGCGCTGCCTTGCCCATCTTCCCACGTGCCTCTTGCAGGGCACGGACAGGCAGGGGTGGTTTCTGCTCCGATTTCTCAAGAATCAGCCCTGATGCTGGTGCAACCACAGGAGCATGTGGGGGAAAGGGGCTGGATGGAGTCACAAAATGCTTTGCTGGCCAAAAATGCAGCCAGGACGCGGCGAGTCTCACTGCAGCAATTCATCAGCTGCTAACGCCATCACCCTGCCGATGCTCATGCACCATCACACGGCTCTGG GATGATTCACTTTCAGAAGATGGGGATGAAACCGAAGCCCGGCGGCAGAGCGGAGTGTCGGTGGTGACCATAGGCAGCCTGGGGATGAGCCGAAGCCCGTTAGGAAAACAACTCATTGATTTAACGACCTTTGGATGGGGCCCTGGTGGATCCGTGCTCACGGCCGTGGCGATGGGTGCTGCCACCGTCTCACCGGGCAG GATTTTCCCAGCTGTTGACCAAGCGGTTTTTTGCTGGGTTCTGAAATCACCCGGCTCTTTCCAGCATCACCATCTGCCAGCGAGGATGTCGTGTGCCTAA